In Acidovorax sp. GBBC 1281, a single window of DNA contains:
- the pgsA gene encoding CDP-diacylglycerol--glycerol-3-phosphate 3-phosphatidyltransferase has translation MFLTIPTIMTWTRIVAIPLIVGVFYAPLEPTTRNLIATVMFVIFAATDWLDGYLARKLNQTSSFGAFLDPVADKFLVCASLLVLVHLQRADVFVAMIIIGREIAISALREWMAQIGASRSVAVHMLGKVKTTVQMIAIPFLLYDGQLFGVVDTGVWGTWLIWIAAVLTVWSMVYYLQKALPEIRARVKK, from the coding sequence ATGTTCCTGACCATCCCCACCATCATGACCTGGACGCGCATCGTCGCGATACCTTTGATCGTGGGGGTGTTCTACGCGCCACTGGAGCCGACCACGCGCAATCTCATCGCGACGGTGATGTTCGTCATCTTCGCCGCGACGGACTGGCTGGATGGCTATCTGGCGCGCAAGCTCAACCAGACCTCGTCGTTCGGCGCCTTCCTCGACCCGGTGGCAGACAAGTTCCTGGTCTGTGCCTCCTTGCTCGTGCTCGTGCATCTGCAGCGGGCCGATGTCTTCGTTGCGATGATCATCATCGGGCGCGAAATCGCAATCTCGGCACTTCGCGAGTGGATGGCGCAAATCGGCGCGTCGCGCAGCGTGGCCGTGCACATGCTCGGCAAGGTCAAGACCACGGTGCAGATGATCGCGATCCCTTTTCTTCTGTACGACGGACAGCTGTTCGGCGTGGTCGACACGGGCGTCTGGGGCACGTGGCTGATCTGGATTGCCGCTGTGCTCACGGTGTGGTCGATGGTGTATTACCTTCAGAAGGCGCTTCCGGAAATTCGGGCGCGGGTCAAGAAGTGA
- a CDS encoding SurA N-terminal domain-containing protein produces the protein MFESIRKHSKIVMFLLFLLIIPSFVLVGIDRSYFSSKSPVVARVDGHDITQDEWDNAHRAETDRIRAQSPTVDAKLLDTPQARYATLERMVRDRVLQTAAQKMHLIASDAQLARTLQGIPAIANLRRPDGTLDAEAYRAIVGAQGLTPEGFEANVRRDISVNQVMSGVLGSAFSSNAQSQLALDALYQRREIQIARFNAADFATKVTPSDADLEAYYTSHAASFQQSEQANIEYVVLDTNAVQSSIVVNEEDLRTYYKQNLERLAGKEERRASHILINASKDAPAADREKAKARATELLEQVRKAPGTFAELAKKYSQDTGSAASGGDLDFFARGAMVKPFEDAAFSMKKGEISNVVESDFGYHIILLTDIKAPKQPSFEQLRPTLETELKQQQAQRKFAEVAEAFTNGVYEQADGLQSVAEKLKLKVQTANGVTRTPAAGAQGPLANQRFLEALFSPDSLEHKRNTEAIETGPSALVAGRITSYTPARALPLQDVRARVKDLYVAEKSAEMARKEGEAKLAAWKAAPASATSLAPALTVSRDQPQNLPRPVIDAALQSNVDALPSWTGVSLGAQGYAVVKVNRLVPRPAPDEAANRQQHQQYAQAAGSAEALAYYELLKDRFKVQFKVPRPAVAPVLEN, from the coding sequence ATGTTCGAATCCATCCGCAAGCACTCCAAGATCGTGATGTTCTTGCTGTTCTTGCTGATCATTCCGTCTTTTGTCCTTGTCGGCATCGACCGCAGCTACTTCTCCAGCAAGAGTCCAGTGGTCGCACGCGTCGATGGCCACGACATCACGCAGGACGAATGGGACAACGCCCATCGCGCTGAAACGGACCGCATTCGCGCGCAATCTCCCACGGTGGATGCCAAGCTGCTCGACACGCCTCAGGCGCGCTATGCGACCTTGGAGCGGATGGTGCGTGATCGTGTTTTGCAGACCGCCGCGCAGAAGATGCACCTCATCGCCAGCGACGCGCAGCTGGCCCGCACTTTGCAGGGCATTCCTGCCATCGCGAATCTCAGGCGCCCGGATGGAACGCTGGATGCGGAGGCCTATCGCGCCATCGTGGGAGCGCAGGGACTGACGCCGGAAGGTTTTGAAGCCAATGTGCGCCGCGACATTTCCGTGAATCAGGTGATGTCGGGTGTGCTGGGTTCGGCCTTCAGCAGCAACGCACAATCTCAACTGGCGCTGGACGCGTTGTATCAGCGGCGCGAAATCCAGATCGCGCGCTTCAATGCCGCCGACTTCGCCACCAAGGTCACCCCTTCGGATGCCGACCTGGAGGCTTATTACACGTCGCATGCAGCGTCGTTCCAGCAGTCCGAGCAGGCCAACATCGAATATGTGGTGCTGGACACGAATGCAGTGCAGTCCAGCATCGTCGTGAACGAAGAAGACCTGCGCACCTACTACAAGCAAAATCTGGAACGCTTGGCTGGCAAGGAAGAGCGCCGCGCCAGCCATATCCTGATCAATGCGAGCAAGGACGCCCCTGCTGCAGATCGCGAAAAAGCCAAGGCACGTGCGACCGAACTGCTGGAGCAGGTTCGCAAGGCCCCTGGCACGTTCGCCGAATTGGCCAAGAAATACTCGCAGGATACTGGCTCCGCAGCCTCTGGCGGAGATCTGGATTTCTTCGCCCGCGGTGCGATGGTCAAACCGTTCGAGGATGCCGCCTTCTCCATGAAGAAGGGCGAGATCAGCAACGTGGTGGAGTCCGACTTCGGCTATCACATCATTTTGTTGACCGACATCAAGGCGCCCAAGCAACCCAGCTTCGAGCAATTGCGCCCCACGCTAGAGACAGAGCTGAAGCAGCAGCAGGCCCAACGCAAGTTTGCGGAAGTGGCCGAAGCGTTCACCAACGGGGTGTACGAACAGGCAGACGGTCTGCAATCCGTCGCAGAGAAGCTCAAGCTCAAGGTGCAGACCGCCAATGGCGTGACGCGCACGCCTGCTGCGGGGGCGCAGGGGCCTTTAGCCAATCAGCGCTTCCTGGAGGCTCTGTTCTCCCCGGATTCGCTGGAGCACAAGCGGAACACCGAAGCCATCGAAACCGGGCCCAGCGCCCTGGTGGCCGGGCGAATCACGTCGTATACGCCTGCGCGTGCATTGCCGCTGCAAGATGTTCGTGCCCGCGTGAAGGATTTGTATGTGGCTGAGAAGTCCGCGGAAATGGCTCGCAAGGAAGGTGAAGCCAAGCTTGCGGCCTGGAAGGCTGCACCTGCATCGGCCACAAGCCTCGCGCCTGCGCTCACCGTCTCTCGGGATCAGCCGCAGAATCTGCCTCGGCCTGTGATCGATGCCGCGCTGCAGTCCAATGTGGATGCTTTGCCTTCATGGACTGGCGTGAGCCTGGGCGCCCAGGGCTACGCTGTGGTGAAGGTCAACCGCTTGGTGCCCCGTCCTGCCCCTGATGAG
- a CDS encoding HU family DNA-binding protein, with protein MNKTELIEHIANNADISKAAAARALESTIEAVKKTLKKGGTVSLVGFGTFAVGKRAARTGRNPRTGDTIKIKAAKVPKFRPGKALKDALN; from the coding sequence GTGAATAAAACCGAACTGATTGAGCACATTGCTAACAACGCCGACATCTCCAAGGCTGCAGCAGCGCGAGCGCTGGAGTCCACGATCGAGGCGGTCAAGAAGACCCTGAAGAAGGGCGGTACGGTGTCTCTCGTCGGTTTTGGCACTTTTGCCGTGGGCAAGCGCGCTGCGCGCACCGGCCGTAATCCCCGTACGGGCGATACGATTAAGATCAAGGCTGCTAAAGTCCCGAAGTTCCGTCCAGGCAAGGCATTGAAGGATGCTCTGAACTGA